The genomic segment TTCCtacatcatttatatatatatatatatatatagatatattgtAACTTTATGGCACATATAGTAATCGTTGCTGGATTCAAACGCTTGCCATGGATACATAGAAAAAAACAGGTTGAGAGAGAGGACAAACAACAGATGGGTTCCAAGGGCTTCTTTATCATGATGTGGAACAGCATCACTCCAGCACTATCAATCCTCAATCAATGTTAGTTTAGGAGATTCGTAACAACAACAGGCTTCACACCAAAGGGAGCAAAGTTATGACCGGCATCAAGAAACACTTGGGAAGGATAGCCTGTTTCGTAGTATGTCAAAAAAATCGACGTAGCAACTGCAGTTTGAGAAAAAGTCTGCTTCAACCTCCCATGTAGTAATTTATTATTAGTAAGAAACTCAAATTCAAAGTCACAATAACCATCTtctcaattatataaatgagaTAAAAGTTCAATTACAGTTCCAGGAATGCATAATTATGGAAAGTACGAACTAGAGGTAGACTGAAGAGGGAGATGAGGAACTAGCTAGACTTAGAGAACGGGGAAGAGAGTCTTCAACAATACGCATAGAACTCTTCTTCCAAATCCACGGTCCTTTTTGACCACTTGATAATTGAGTCTGGTTCCCAAATAAATCTCTCTACCATTTTACTCAGCACAATAATAACAGCTGAACTAGTCTCATTCACCACTTCTAGTTCATAAGCCCCTTATGGGGTCCACTTGGTTCACAATTCCCTTGCCCTCAATGAGAACCTTGTCCTCGAGGTTCGACTCAAGATATGAAATAGAGTATGAATATCAAGCCACAGAGTACGACCAATATGCTCTTTGGTATGGATCTTCTGCAATGCGAAAATAAAAAACTTGAGGGCATCAAAAAACAAGAAGTCTTAAATGAAGCCATTAACTGTACAGAAATTTGTAGTTATGTTCAACTCTTAGGAAATGATTTCTCGCAATGGAAGCATGAGGCTTTGATTGCAATAATAGATTCAGGAAGCAAGGATCCTTTGAATTGTTCAATCCTCTAAATAGGAAAAACACATTGATTTCAAGTAATTAACAAGGAATTGCTAAGATTACAACTATGGTGTAGAGTAGAACTAATAAGATTTCTTCTTGGAAAGTCATAGCAAATTGTTGAAACATGAGCCATAGCCTCAAGTTTGGTGTACATACCAACAAGTTATGCAATGAAAAACGTGACTTGAACagcatcataatctttcaatttcCCCGATAAAGATATTATGCACTGCTCCACAATAAGAGTAGTAACACCATCAAAAGAACACATCAGCGGATTCTCTCTAGACTCTCCCAGTAGCTTGTAAGTTGCACAAGAAGTGTTGAAAGTACCGCAGCTTTCAATATCCGTTTCAACTCCACTGACACACCTGCAATCATACAACTTTGCAATGAAGCCTGTACGTCTTTTAGCAACTCCTTCAATAAGTTCACGTGCATCTGATGCAATATTTAAAGGTTCGTTGGCAATAGATGCACAACCTAAAACATCCTTCTCCCAATGACGAGCCAATTGTCCATAGAACTACGAAAGGGAACAATCCATAGTATGGCAGCAGACTCTAAATCAGACTGTGCATATCCCCATATGACAGAAACCGTATGTTCGAAGTCTATTGCAATCCTCCGAAGTGCCAATTGCACCGATAGTGCTTGACCAATATGAACACTATCAGCTACAAAAATTTGTTTTTGTATGATAGTAATTAACACTGGTGTTTTTCCTTTGGCAAAGGCCAAGGTTAACGTTTACCATCAAACCTTGGTCTTCCCTGATCTTTCGCCATACATATTTCAAGTGCCTCACATATGCAATCCAGGGCCGGCCAGAGGGGCAAGCCACTAAAGCGGGAGCTTTAGGCCCCAAAATTTTGGGGGCTTCATTTTTCTCGTCTTTGTTCGATACGTAAATTGCGGGAATTTCTGATTAATTTTTTGAGACAAAAGATTAAACAGGGAAGCACTCCTGAGCAAGCTCCCAAGATGGAGGATGTGGCCTAATTTTTACCTACAATATAATAGATCTATgggttaatttttcttttcaaaaaataatattgaaacagaaaaaaataagctccattaaaaaaattgttttaggcCGAAATCTTAATCGATGCAATCCAACCTAATATGCAAAGAACTTAAAAGAAGTCGTATTAAGTTGGACTATTAACTAGAAAATACGTGAAATGAAGTGTAAAAATACACCAAGTAAAACAGAGAAATTAGATGCTCATTAAATTGTTCCATAAAGGTACACAAGCATAATATATTGTCCGTATCAATCACATGAAAATACCAGTTTTAAACAGCAAGTCATTACAAATTGTTCAGAATTCCCATAATTTCTCATTTCACTAGTTCCCAAGTAATTATTCTCCGGACCAGCAAAGTATCCCGTAATGTACATAGGATAAAAACGATCCAAACGAGCTAAGTTACATAGAAACGGATGACTTCAAACCATGGAAATGTTAAAGCTCAGATGAGTATTAAACACTATGTATTCAGTAGGTAATCTAagctggcattcacataatggaACAGTTGGATTGATCATATGAATCTGTAACTTGGTAAACAGGGTATTGAGGATAGGTATAGTAGTACAAGGCAGGTTGCGGATGTGTCACAATAGCTGCAACTTCGGGCTTTTTATCGTCTTTCTTCTTATCGCCACCACCAGCAGGGCCAACGCTCACCAGTTCCGCCTGACCCAAACTCTTCCTGAGCACACTCGTCAGTTTCACGGAATCAATCTGTTCACCCACAACTTCTAATTGGTTCTTTTCGTCCCCTGTAATAGCTGCTGATTCCACACCTAAGcaaaagaaacaacaataaTTAATCCTAGTCAGTTTCACGAGACTTTTATTGCAAAAAAATAACCCAAAGATATTCTTATTTTGGTGTGAAATTTTTCCGCTTTAG from the Lycium ferocissimum isolate CSIRO_LF1 chromosome 11, AGI_CSIRO_Lferr_CH_V1, whole genome shotgun sequence genome contains:
- the LOC132037599 gene encoding heavy metal-associated isoprenylated plant protein 16-like, which gives rise to MKQKVVIRLSLSGNDQKCRTKAFKVAVSQPGVESAAITGDEKNQLEVVGEQIDSVKLTSVLRKSLGQAELVSVGPAGGGDKKKDDKKPEVAAIVTHPQPALYYYTYPQYPVYQVTDSYDQSNCSIM